Below is a window of Halomicrobium mukohataei DSM 12286 DNA.
CGTCGACGGTGTTTTTCGTGCCGGGGAGGACGAGCCCGTCGATCCGGTCCAGCGTCCCATCGAGTGGGAGGTAGGCGATCCGGACGCCGGGCACGGCGGCCAGCGGTTCGAGGTCGGTGAAATTCGAGATGTGGGGCAGTCGGGGGACGCCGACCGTGACGGTCGCCGCTTCCGGGACGCCGTCGTCGGCACCGACGACGGCCCGCTGGTCCCCGGCGGGCAGCGAGAGGCTGTCTTCCGCCGGCAGGCCGGGATCGTCGTAGGGGAGCACGCCGAGGACCGGGACGCCGGTCCGGGCTTCGAGTTCGTCGATCCCGTCTTCGAGGAGCGTCGGGTCGCCCCGGAACTTCGTGATCGCGACTCCGGCGATCCGCTCTCGGATGGCCTCCGGCGCGAGTTCGAGCGTCCCGTAGAGGCTGGCGAAGACACCGCCTCGCTCGATGTCTCCGAGCAGGAGGACGCTTGCGTCTGTAAAGCGCGCGGTCTCGACGTTGGCGAGGTCCCGGTCCTGGAGGTTGATCTCGGCGGCGCTGCCGGCTCCCTCGGCGACGATCACGCTGTACTCGTCTCTCAGTCGCTCGTAGGCGTCTCTGGCCGCGCTGCGAGCGTGCTCCCAGTGGTCGTCGTAGTAGGTCCGGGCCTCGTAGTGACCGACCGCCTCGCCGTCGATCACGAGCTGGCTCTCCCCGTCACCACGGGGCTTCAGCAGGACCGGATTCGCGTCCGTCGTCGGTGTGATCCCGGCGGCGCGGGCCTGGACGTACTGCGAGACGCCGATCTCTCCCCAGTCGCCGTCGGGCGTCGGCACCGCGCGGGCGTTGTTGCTCATGTTCTGGGCTTTGAACGGCGCGACGGAGACGCCCCGGTCTGCCAGCAGTCGGCACAGTCCCGCGACGACGGTGCTCTTGCCGACGTGACTCGCGGTTCCGGCGACGAGGATCGTCGTCATATGGCGTCGAGGAAGCGATCGAAGGCACCGCTCTCGGGGTGGCAGTGGCAGTACGTGCCCACCGTTCGATACTCAGTGAGGCCGTCGCTCCCGTCCGCGATCCCGTCGCCCCGCGCTACGTCGAACGCGAAGGTGGCGTCTCGGCCGACGGTCGCACTGGAGTAGTGAAACTCGTGGCCGCGTCGGCGCTGTCCCGCTCCGGCCGTGAGCGTGTCTCTCTCGGCGGCCAGCTCGACGTGGTCGAGCGCCTGATAGCGGTCGTGCATCGTGACCGTCGCGGGGAGGACGCCGGCCATCGAGTGAGTGTCGCCGTCGGTCGTCGTCAGCGTCTCGGCCAGCGCCATCAGCCCACCGCACTCGCCGTAGACGGGGAGCCCGTCTGCCGCTCGGCGGGCGAGCGTATCGAGTGCGGGGCTGTCTGCCAGCGCGTCGCCGTGGCGTTCCGGATAGCCGCCGGGGAGGTAGACGCCGTCGCAGTCGGGCAGCGGGTCGTCCGCCGTCGGAGCGAACGTCGTCACGTCGGCGCGTTCCCGGAGTCGCTCGACGGTGGCTGGGTAGTAGAACTGGAACGCCTCGTCACGGGCGACGGCGACGCGCTTCTCCGTCGCCGGGCCCGCCGGCTCGGGGTCCGGTCGGGGCGGCACAGTGGCGATCTCGGCGAGGCGCTCCGTACGGAGGTGCGCTCCGGCCTCGGCGAGCGCCTCCTCTCCGAGCGGTGCCTCCGCGCCCATGTGGAGCCCGAGGTGGCGATCCGGGATCTCCAGGTCCTCTCGGGGCGGGATGCGACCGAAGTACTCGATGCCCTCGGGCAACGCCTCGCGGATGCCGTCGGCGTGGCGACCGCCGTGGGCGCGCTGGGCGATCACGCCCGCGACGTCGATCTCGCGGCCGATCGACGCGGCGTACCGCTGGAACCCCAGCGCCGTCGCGGCGACGCTCTCCATCCCGGCCTTCGCGTCGACGACGAGGACGACCGGCAGCGCCAGCGTCTCTGCGACCATCGCCGTACTCGAACAATCGCCGTCGTACAGCCCCATGACGCCCTCGACGACGCAGATGTCGCCGTCGCCCCGATAGTAGTTGCGCCGGAGCCCGGTCTCGCCTTCGAGCCACCGGTCGAGCGTGCGGGATGGACGACCGGCAACGTGCTCGTGATGGCTGGGATCGATGAAGTCGGGGCCGGCCTTGGCCGGCTGGACCGCGTAGCCGGCGTCGTCGAGCGCCCGAATCGTGGCCAGCGTCGCGACAGTCTTGCCGACGCCCGAACTCGTTCCGCCCAGGACGAACCCGTTCATCTGTCTGGTAGCACCAATACACTATGGTTAGCACAAACTGACTTTAATTAGTCGGTGTCGGTCGACGCCCGTCGAGGGCCGTTCGGTGCCAGCCGACGACGAACACCGACGGCTGGCCTCGCCGGCACGGCCTCGGGCACGGGCGGGCGCGGCGCTCGACACGCCCGGCGGTGTGTCGCCCGCTGGGGAGGGTCGTCGCCGTGTTTCCCATCGTCTCCGGAGCGTCGCGGCAGGTGGACCGAGACCGTCTCCGTGTCTGCCGACGACCGCAACTGTCCCTCCTCGGAGATCGCGATTCGGACTCAAAAGCTGTTCTGCCGCCCTATGCCGTCGTCTGCGACGATCACCGATCGCCGCCGTGATCCCGGTGACCGCAACTTATTTGATCCTCCCATCCATCGACAATAGCAAGCACAATTGGTGTAGTACAACTACACTTGTACCACCCTCTCCTCAACAGATGACTTCCGACGCACTCCTCCTCATCGGCCGGCGCACGACACACGCTCAGGCGACGTTCGAGACCCACGCGGCTCGTCTCGAAGACCGCGGCTTCGTCGACGAGGTTCACGTGTGTACTTTCGAGAGCGAGCCGATCCGCGAACTCCGCGATCAGTTCGAAGCGGTCTCGGCCGATCGGGTGTTCGCCGTGCCGATGTGTGTCGCCCACTCCTACGCGACGCTGGACGACCTCCCGGCCGCGCTCACGCACGTCTCCGGAGATGTGCGCTACTGTGAACCCCTCGGTGAGAGCCCGGTGGTGACGGAGGTGCTGCGAAGCCGTGCCACCGACGCGATGCCCGCCACGGAGCCCACTTCGCTGGCGCTCGTCGGTTTCGGCAGCAGCTCGAAGCCCCACCACAGACAGACGGCGGAGTACCACGCCGCCCGCATCGCCGAGCAGTCGGCCTACGACGAGGTCGAGACCTGCTATCTCCTCCAGAACCCGACCGTCGAATGCGTCCGCTACAACCTCCGCAACGAACGCGCCGTCGCCGTGCCGCTCTTTTTCACGCGGAGCGAGGCCACGGAGCGACGGATTCCCGAGGCCCTCGAACTGGACCGCGGCGGGATCGAGTACGCCGAACCGCTGGGCGAGCACCCGCGGATCACCGACGCCATCCGCGCGGCGGTCGAGCAACAGCGCGTCCTGGCCGACGGCGACGCCGCGACGCCGACGGCCTCGACGGCCCAGCCCAGACCGGTCGCCACCGACGGCGACGGGCGCTCCACGCCGCCGAACAACTGATACGGAGGGTTGTAGGCGTTTACCCAGTCGACCGCACGACGGCGTGCGGTCGATCTGGTAGAGACCTACAACTTTCCGTATGACACCGCCGCTTATGGCGCGACGGCTCCGACCCTGGTGACGCTCGCGCAGAAATAGCGGAGACGGCGGTGACGACCCGCCTACTCCGTTCGCACGGCCAGCACGGAGAGATCGGAGAACGGCGTCGCGTCCGGATCGCTGCCCCCGGCGTGGTTCGCCAGTTCGCCGAGCGTCGTCGCCGTCCGCGCCTCCTCGTCGTGAGTCAGGTGCTCGAAGACGAGCGCCTCCAGCGACGGGTCCGCGCCCGCGTCGAGCAGTTCGGCGGCGATATCGCCGGGCATCCAGTCGTAGGGTCGGGGCAACACCAGCAGGTGCCGCCGGCCGGCGTCGGCGCGCAACCGATCGAGGTCGGGCGTCACGTCGCCGCTCTTGTGCAGCGTGACGAACGTCGTCGCCTCCATCGGCGTGCGCGCACGGCTGGCGGCGACCTGTAGCGAGGAGATACCGGGAACGACGGTGACCGGGCGGTCGACCGCACGCTGGACCTTCCCGACGAACTGGTAGCCCGAGTGGTTGGGATCGCCCATCAACAGCGCCGTCCCGGACTCGCCGTCGGCCACGCGCTCCGCGAAGCGATCGAGCGTCTCGCTCTCGTCCCGGTAGCCACAGGTCAGCGCGTCGCCCTCGATCACCTCGCCGACGAACTCGACGACGGTCTCGAAGCCGACGACCACGTCGGCCTCGCGGATCGCGCGCTCACCCCGCGGCGTGAGGTAGTCGGGGTTGCCCGGACCGATGCCCACCGCGTAGACGGGATCGACGGGCGACTCGACTTCCGGCGTCGCCGCGGCGAACGCGGCCGGATCGGGGCCGGCGTCGAGGTCGTAGTCGTCGCTCATTCGCCGTCGCTCTCCCCGCTCGATCGTTCGGCGGATTCGCTCGCCCCGCCTCGCGGGTCACTTCGTTCCCCGCTCGGTCGGCCTGCGGGTGAGCTCTCGATCGAGAGCTCACCCGCACGCACGTCGCTCGCGACGTGGACCAGTTCGTTCGCCAGCCCCGCCGCCAGGCCGCTGCCACCGCGTCGGCCGACGTTGGTGATCGTCGGGACGCCGTGCTCGGCGGCCACCTCCCGCAGGCGCGTGCGGCTCTCCGCGGCCTTGACGAAGCCCACGGGCGTCGCGACGACGACGGCGGGTCGAGTGCCGTCCTCGATGCAGTCGGCCAGCGCCAGCGCGGCGGTCGGGGCGTTGCCGACGACGGTGATCGCGTCCTCGTAGACGCCCTCGCTGTCGAGTTCGAGCACCGAGGCGGCGGTTCTGGTCATCCCGGTCTCGGCCGCCAGTTCGGCCC
It encodes the following:
- a CDS encoding cobyric acid synthase encodes the protein MTTILVAGTASHVGKSTVVAGLCRLLADRGVSVAPFKAQNMSNNARAVPTPDGDWGEIGVSQYVQARAAGITPTTDANPVLLKPRGDGESQLVIDGEAVGHYEARTYYDDHWEHARSAARDAYERLRDEYSVIVAEGAGSAAEINLQDRDLANVETARFTDASVLLLGDIERGGVFASLYGTLELAPEAIRERIAGVAITKFRGDPTLLEDGIDELEARTGVPVLGVLPYDDPGLPAEDSLSLPAGDQRAVVGADDGVPEAATVTVGVPRLPHISNFTDLEPLAAVPGVRIAYLPLDGTLDRIDGLVLPGTKNTVDDLLALCEAGLDEAIRTFSGPIVGLCGGYQLLGERITNASVEGTGDTETVAGVSRLPVETRFSETKRVEQVSVPVDGVGPIDGATGTASGYEIHMGETSVAASAHRPLGPDSAATQDVLGTYLHGLFENEQIRSAFVDALYAHADRDRPGSERSVQTPFDDAAALVRELDLSALDLPAGRSES
- a CDS encoding cobyrinic acid a,c-diamide synthase translates to MNGFVLGGTSSGVGKTVATLATIRALDDAGYAVQPAKAGPDFIDPSHHEHVAGRPSRTLDRWLEGETGLRRNYYRGDGDICVVEGVMGLYDGDCSSTAMVAETLALPVVLVVDAKAGMESVAATALGFQRYAASIGREIDVAGVIAQRAHGGRHADGIREALPEGIEYFGRIPPREDLEIPDRHLGLHMGAEAPLGEEALAEAGAHLRTERLAEIATVPPRPDPEPAGPATEKRVAVARDEAFQFYYPATVERLRERADVTTFAPTADDPLPDCDGVYLPGGYPERHGDALADSPALDTLARRAADGLPVYGECGGLMALAETLTTTDGDTHSMAGVLPATVTMHDRYQALDHVELAAERDTLTAGAGQRRRGHEFHYSSATVGRDATFAFDVARGDGIADGSDGLTEYRTVGTYCHCHPESGAFDRFLDAI
- a CDS encoding CbiX/SirB N-terminal domain-containing protein → MTSDALLLIGRRTTHAQATFETHAARLEDRGFVDEVHVCTFESEPIRELRDQFEAVSADRVFAVPMCVAHSYATLDDLPAALTHVSGDVRYCEPLGESPVVTEVLRSRATDAMPATEPTSLALVGFGSSSKPHHRQTAEYHAARIAEQSAYDEVETCYLLQNPTVECVRYNLRNERAVAVPLFFTRSEATERRIPEALELDRGGIEYAEPLGEHPRITDAIRAAVEQQRVLADGDAATPTASTAQPRPVATDGDGRSTPPNN
- a CDS encoding cobalt-precorrin-7 (C(5))-methyltransferase; protein product: MSDDYDLDAGPDPAAFAAATPEVESPVDPVYAVGIGPGNPDYLTPRGERAIREADVVVGFETVVEFVGEVIEGDALTCGYRDESETLDRFAERVADGESGTALLMGDPNHSGYQFVGKVQRAVDRPVTVVPGISSLQVAASRARTPMEATTFVTLHKSGDVTPDLDRLRADAGRRHLLVLPRPYDWMPGDIAAELLDAGADPSLEALVFEHLTHDEEARTATTLGELANHAGGSDPDATPFSDLSVLAVRTE
- a CDS encoding precorrin-8X methylmutase, which encodes MEIAETSMDRVREIVPDETLADRIRQKSVHATGDPEFQHLMRFTGTDDSEPVRAGARAVLDERPIVTDITMVKEGITGRGHDCPVRKAIGNGAELAAETGMTRTAASVLELDSEGVYEDAITVVGNAPTAALALADCIEDGTRPAVVVATPVGFVKAAESRTRLREVAAEHGVPTITNVGRRGGSGLAAGLANELVHVASDVRAGELSIESSPAGRPSGERSDPRGGASESAERSSGESDGE